Proteins from one Nicotiana tabacum cultivar K326 chromosome 23, ASM71507v2, whole genome shotgun sequence genomic window:
- the LOC107808615 gene encoding uncharacterized protein LOC107808615 isoform X2, with translation MRVIQTAGFNYSFLLQQCSFSRKRIGVVEVIKSNLSDSDSKRANLSARKKERIKLPKHDGIGGDNKSFHISEFLSHKSGVEAMLNKRALQSFESIDSNMYRCTLPQVQLLNFEVAPVLILQVNPTSEDCTVKMLSCKFEGSDLVEQQNDHFSASMVNCITWETVGSQPFLNVDVKLNISLENDAGFSGQASAVAFATTASRL, from the exons ATGAGGGTCATTCAAACTGCTgggtttaattactcatttctcCTCCAACAATGCTCCTTTTCCAG GAAGAGAATTGGAGTCGTTGAAGTGATCAAGTCTAATTTGTCAGACTCAGATTCCAAGAGAGCAAACCTTTCTGCcaggaagaaagaaagaattaagcTTCCCAAACATGACGGTATTGGTGGAGATAATAAATCATTTCATATAAGTGAATTTCTGAGCCATAAATCTGGTGTTGAAGCAATGTTGAACAAAAGAGCTTTGCAAAGCTTTGAATCTATTGATTCTAACATGTACAG GTGTACTCTGCCACAAGTTCAACTTCTGAATTTTGAAGTTGCCCCTGTTTTGATTTTACAAGTGAACCCAACCAGCGAAGACTGCACTGTGAAGATGTTGTCTTGCAAG TTTGAGGGTTCAGATTTGGTAGAGCAGCAGAATGACCACTTTTCAG CATCAATGGTTAACTGTATAACGTGGGAAACAGTTGGATCTCAGCCTTTCCTAAATGTTGATGTGAAATTAAATATCTCTCTTGAG AATGATGCAGGCTTTAGTGGACAGGCTAGTGCCGTTGCTTTTGCAACAACTGCTTCAAGATTATGA
- the LOC107808615 gene encoding uncharacterized protein LOC107808615 isoform X1, translating to MRVIQTAGFNYSFLLQQCSFSRKRIGVVEVIKSNLSDSDSKRANLSARKKERIKLPKHDGIGGDNKSFHISEFLSHKSGVEAMLNKRALQSFESIDSNMYRCTLPQVQLLNFEVAPVLILQVNPTSEDCTVKMLSCKFEGSDLVEQQNDHFSASMVNCITWETVGSQPFLNVDVKLNISLEIYTMPFTMLPTSAVESPGNLMMQALVDRLVPLLLQQLLQDYDNWVQQHQKSLS from the exons ATGAGGGTCATTCAAACTGCTgggtttaattactcatttctcCTCCAACAATGCTCCTTTTCCAG GAAGAGAATTGGAGTCGTTGAAGTGATCAAGTCTAATTTGTCAGACTCAGATTCCAAGAGAGCAAACCTTTCTGCcaggaagaaagaaagaattaagcTTCCCAAACATGACGGTATTGGTGGAGATAATAAATCATTTCATATAAGTGAATTTCTGAGCCATAAATCTGGTGTTGAAGCAATGTTGAACAAAAGAGCTTTGCAAAGCTTTGAATCTATTGATTCTAACATGTACAG GTGTACTCTGCCACAAGTTCAACTTCTGAATTTTGAAGTTGCCCCTGTTTTGATTTTACAAGTGAACCCAACCAGCGAAGACTGCACTGTGAAGATGTTGTCTTGCAAG TTTGAGGGTTCAGATTTGGTAGAGCAGCAGAATGACCACTTTTCAG CATCAATGGTTAACTGTATAACGTGGGAAACAGTTGGATCTCAGCCTTTCCTAAATGTTGATGTGAAATTAAATATCTCTCTTGAG ATATATACCATGCCATTTACCATGCTGCCTACTTCTGCTGTTGAGAGTCCCGGTAACTT AATGATGCAGGCTTTAGTGGACAGGCTAGTGCCGTTGCTTTTGCAACAACTGCTTCAAGATTATGACAACTGGGTTCAGCAACATCAGAAATCTCTGTCGTGA